A portion of the uncultured Draconibacterium sp. genome contains these proteins:
- a CDS encoding DUF4369 domain-containing protein produces the protein MRKIVLPLLLVVLAFTACNTGQKFEINGHVADKNLDGEWVYLVPMVNAPVERVDSTQLKNGSFTFTGKVKTPEIYIIRTRPFLRLSHQELLVVKEPGTLHVYLGANSKVAGTALNDSLQNWKVQKEIIDNKMLFLNQNLKNADAENQAKINTELEKLRTERANYSFEFVKNNQNNVVGEMVARIMKGAFTPEQLKELGIE, from the coding sequence ATGAGAAAAATCGTTTTACCACTTTTGCTGGTAGTATTGGCTTTTACCGCCTGCAACACCGGCCAGAAATTTGAAATTAACGGACATGTTGCGGATAAAAACCTGGACGGAGAATGGGTCTACCTTGTTCCAATGGTAAATGCGCCGGTTGAGCGCGTGGATTCGACACAGCTAAAAAACGGAAGTTTTACTTTTACAGGCAAGGTCAAAACACCCGAAATCTATATTATCCGAACACGCCCATTCCTTCGGCTCTCGCACCAGGAACTACTTGTAGTTAAAGAACCCGGCACCCTTCATGTTTATTTGGGAGCCAATAGCAAAGTGGCCGGAACCGCCTTAAACGACAGTCTTCAGAACTGGAAAGTTCAAAAGGAAATTATCGATAACAAAATGTTGTTTTTGAATCAAAACCTAAAGAATGCCGACGCTGAGAATCAAGCGAAAATTAATACTGAATTAGAAAAGCTTCGTACCGAACGCGCCAACTACAGTTTTGAATTTGTAAAGAACAACCAAAACAATGTGGTTGGTGAAATGGTAGCCCGAATTATGAAAGGCGCTTTTACTCCCGAACAACTGAAAGAACTGGGCATTGAATAA
- a CDS encoding DUF6057 family protein, with protein sequence MKRTDTLQKILTPLAIAIVTFLFYQFLYSYHLFFKEQLQLFLYTPDYLLAYLHKPAALARLTGDFLTQFFYLRGGGPLVLAVVFAVEWMLIQHTLKRIFSLKTAGWWALLSVAADFVSHLALAYPLANSMGLIFVISFFLLIKRINNKVVNSLLILVLSFVGHYLFGSTAFALPFLILFSKRFYQPNITAAVSLLLLVITPNILRPDFLLPLSATYLFPVTSWKGILLPAIFILSLLISKLIAPVKSFQPGFATVAILFAAIIAFFGFRINAKQNLEKILALDSETYFGNDTKVIEQASKNNLENRFAAYYTNMALAKTGQLSNRLLEFYQPSFYGLILPVSQNEHWQTILFSNELFYLIGDMNLAQHSAMLGNTFSPYNRSARMIKRLAEINMVNEDYAGAEKFLRMLDKTLFHKKWAEKRLAENNASSNSKWLVEKRSQIANIDTIRNGSEYLKSLEFLVKQNPQNHIALDYLLCYHLLNKDLEAFKTSYDRFALPQFNNAPKIYGEALLIILFRENASEETVQQYKIQPDQIRDFTKYTSRFEAVNGKGEALKDNFGTSYWFYYHFATMQEEEK encoded by the coding sequence ATGAAACGAACTGATACGCTACAGAAAATCCTTACCCCTCTCGCGATTGCGATCGTAACCTTTCTGTTTTATCAGTTCCTGTATTCTTACCACCTCTTTTTTAAAGAACAACTACAACTGTTTTTATACACTCCCGACTACCTTTTAGCTTACCTCCATAAACCGGCTGCTTTAGCGCGTTTAACCGGAGATTTTCTCACACAGTTTTTTTATCTGCGTGGAGGTGGTCCGTTGGTTTTAGCAGTAGTATTTGCCGTCGAATGGATGTTAATCCAACACACACTAAAACGCATATTCTCGCTAAAAACTGCAGGGTGGTGGGCTTTATTATCGGTTGCTGCCGATTTTGTGTCACACCTGGCACTCGCCTATCCACTGGCAAATTCAATGGGATTGATTTTCGTAATCAGTTTCTTTTTACTGATTAAAAGGATTAACAACAAAGTCGTAAACAGCTTGCTCATATTGGTGCTCTCTTTTGTCGGACACTATTTATTCGGAAGCACAGCTTTTGCTCTCCCTTTCTTAATTCTTTTTAGCAAACGTTTTTATCAACCAAATATCACAGCAGCAGTTTCGCTCTTGCTACTTGTTATCACTCCTAATATTCTCCGGCCTGATTTCCTGTTACCGCTCAGTGCAACTTATCTTTTCCCGGTAACTTCATGGAAAGGAATTCTTCTGCCGGCAATTTTTATACTCTCTTTACTGATCTCGAAACTTATTGCTCCCGTAAAAAGTTTTCAGCCGGGCTTTGCAACAGTGGCGATTTTATTTGCTGCAATAATTGCATTTTTTGGCTTTCGGATAAACGCGAAACAGAACCTTGAAAAAATATTGGCACTCGACAGCGAAACATATTTCGGAAACGACACAAAAGTTATAGAACAAGCTTCCAAGAATAACTTGGAAAACCGCTTTGCCGCCTACTACACCAACATGGCGCTGGCTAAAACAGGACAACTTTCCAATCGCCTTCTCGAGTTTTATCAACCATCGTTTTACGGATTAATTTTACCGGTTTCGCAAAACGAGCACTGGCAAACTATACTTTTCAGCAACGAACTATTTTACCTCATCGGCGACATGAATCTGGCGCAACACTCTGCCATGCTTGGAAATACGTTCTCGCCATACAACCGCAGCGCACGTATGATAAAACGCCTGGCAGAAATTAACATGGTTAATGAAGATTATGCCGGCGCTGAGAAATTTTTGCGTATGCTCGACAAAACCTTGTTCCATAAAAAATGGGCAGAAAAACGATTGGCTGAAAATAACGCTTCATCTAACAGTAAATGGCTTGTGGAAAAACGTAGCCAAATTGCAAACATCGATACCATTCGTAACGGATCGGAGTATTTAAAATCGCTGGAGTTTCTCGTTAAACAGAATCCTCAAAATCACATTGCACTCGATTACCTACTCTGCTATCATTTGCTGAATAAAGATCTGGAAGCCTTTAAAACTTCCTACGACCGATTCGCACTGCCACAATTCAACAATGCACCGAAAATTTATGGCGAGGCTTTGCTGATTATTCTATTCAGAGAAAATGCTTCGGAAGAAACCGTACAACAATACAAAATTCAACCTGACCAAATTCGTGATTTTACAAAATATACAAGTAGATTTGAAGCTGTTAACGGAAAAGGTGAGGCATTAAAGGATAATTTCGGAACCAGCTACTGGTTCTATTACCATTTTGCCACCATGCAGGAAGAAGAAAAATGA
- a CDS encoding DUF6057 family protein — MKQNIFSKIISIDTLLSLVFGAAVFVFFGFFYSYHLNYQEQFQLFLFTPQYLLDFINHPGGLSDYLGNFFTQFFFYSKNGALILAALLVVLQRTILATSVKLVVAKHWMPLTFIPSILYWNLLCDENYMLGGLIAMILLAISCFIYLRIKRGIIQRITGILLLILLYWAAGGVFIFFTLFMLSSKFTGKSKIGKNDLFFAVTLMLVTLVLPYLAKLIVLQYPMQKFWIGVNYFRFPVNIPTTITTVALLIFAIPFILWFASKMAIKKAGLILATLTILITAITFGFIRNSADFSKEEVMAYDFHIRMRRWDRAIAMANEKAPTSPLAVTCLNLALAETGQLGERMFEYYQNGIGGLLPDFTRDFTIPVITGEVYYHLGLINTAQRFAFEAMEALPDYQKSVRSIKRLAETNIINGDYEVAKKYLHLLQKTMYYKNWASRSLEIIKTEEGVEQHIEWGWLRKARIQDDFLFSEQEKLNMIGLLFMNNRRNMIAFEYLLAATLLEKDLQLFIRYFPLSSSLNYKVIPKHFQEALLYIWEITNEDQTKEISYPINDGIRARLSDYKKQYGSTRDARVIEKGFGDTYWYYLHFRN, encoded by the coding sequence ATGAAGCAAAATATATTTTCAAAAATAATTAGCATCGACACCCTGCTTTCGCTGGTATTTGGTGCTGCCGTATTTGTATTTTTTGGCTTTTTCTATTCCTACCACCTTAACTACCAGGAACAGTTTCAGTTGTTTTTATTTACGCCTCAATATCTGCTCGATTTTATCAATCATCCGGGTGGATTGAGTGACTACCTGGGGAACTTTTTCACGCAATTTTTCTTTTACTCAAAAAACGGAGCGCTCATTCTTGCAGCTTTACTGGTAGTTTTACAACGAACTATTTTAGCCACTTCTGTAAAATTAGTGGTAGCAAAACATTGGATGCCGTTAACATTTATCCCTTCAATACTTTACTGGAACCTGCTTTGCGACGAGAATTATATGTTGGGCGGATTGATTGCTATGATCTTACTGGCCATTTCCTGCTTTATTTATCTTCGGATAAAACGGGGCATCATTCAACGAATTACAGGAATACTTTTACTGATTCTCTTATACTGGGCAGCCGGAGGAGTTTTTATATTCTTTACGCTATTTATGCTGTCCTCAAAATTTACCGGGAAGAGCAAAATTGGGAAGAACGACCTTTTCTTCGCCGTTACTTTAATGCTGGTAACTTTGGTTTTGCCTTACCTTGCTAAACTGATTGTATTGCAATATCCGATGCAAAAATTCTGGATCGGTGTAAATTATTTCCGTTTCCCGGTTAATATTCCAACAACCATAACAACAGTAGCTTTGCTAATTTTTGCTATTCCATTTATACTGTGGTTTGCTTCAAAAATGGCCATAAAAAAGGCCGGACTAATTCTTGCAACGCTGACTATCTTAATCACTGCAATAACCTTTGGTTTTATTCGAAATTCTGCCGATTTCTCGAAAGAAGAAGTGATGGCATACGATTTTCACATTCGCATGCGAAGATGGGACCGCGCCATTGCAATGGCCAACGAAAAAGCCCCAACAAGTCCGCTGGCAGTAACTTGTTTAAACCTTGCACTGGCAGAAACCGGGCAGCTTGGCGAAAGAATGTTTGAATATTATCAGAATGGAATAGGTGGTTTATTACCCGATTTTACGCGCGATTTTACTATCCCGGTTATTACCGGCGAGGTTTATTATCACCTGGGCCTGATTAACACCGCGCAACGTTTTGCTTTCGAAGCTATGGAAGCACTACCCGATTATCAAAAAAGTGTACGTTCGATTAAACGGCTGGCGGAAACCAATATCATTAACGGCGATTACGAGGTAGCTAAAAAATACCTTCATTTACTGCAAAAAACCATGTATTATAAAAATTGGGCTAGCCGGTCGCTGGAGATTATTAAAACCGAAGAAGGTGTGGAACAGCACATCGAATGGGGATGGCTCCGGAAAGCACGAATTCAGGATGATTTCCTTTTTAGCGAACAGGAAAAACTGAACATGATCGGTTTGCTATTTATGAACAACCGGCGAAATATGATCGCTTTTGAATACCTGCTGGCAGCAACACTGCTGGAGAAGGATCTGCAACTTTTTATTCGTTATTTCCCTTTGTCGAGTTCGTTGAATTACAAAGTCATTCCAAAGCACTTTCAGGAGGCGCTATTGTACATTTGGGAAATAACCAACGAAGATCAGACTAAAGAAATTTCGTACCCTATAAACGACGGAATAAGGGCAAGATTAAGCGATTACAAAAAACAGTATGGCAGCACGCGCGATGCCAGGGTAATTGAAAAAGGATTTGGCGATACCTACTGGTATTACCTGCATTTCAGAAATTAA
- a CDS encoding DUF6057 family protein, which produces MKGIKDKYIIRIWNGLFFIALLVFWRFFYADHLLHKEQMQLFLLTFGYLQKHLAIQGGLAIYLGEFITQFFLNKWVAAILVSALLIFLAIGIQKVLKTVSGNGIYLLSFLPVIGYHFMLFDQYYKLAGLVAVVLSVWSVVSFVQFKKANLRTAIGFVLLLLNYWLLGGAFIIFALSVILIEVLVKFKPNEEIEANHSLLKIIPAYVIVALLVPYLTRQFLVTDHLLSAYFSRAFYQFSFILPIPVILMLGSVPLLILIHGWLPKTGSIPGSGFWGVLLLAVLILGSNQLANFSEEKEMSYDNLVHNNDWGGIIQLAENAPPVGSQSKLALSLALAKTGQMSTKLFHFYPEPNDFFIPFNIRGQAPIIANEPYFFLGLTNFSKMLCIETIESTPDETMPVRAVKRLAEDYIIDGQYKLAERYLWYLQRTLFYRNWANNAQQFLYNDEKVTMHPVWGKLRKQRVHDDFYYQYERNDLALISLLRSDQQNKMAYEYLMGWYLLRKDFDEFLKYLPLVKTFDYKEFPRVFQEALAYIFTLYDEVPENLKQFPVSAEVQQQLNRYAQAFQQGGSTKPDEMKKLFGNTFWYYVHFTEFEDE; this is translated from the coding sequence ATGAAGGGAATAAAAGACAAATATATTATCCGGATTTGGAACGGCCTGTTTTTTATTGCACTGCTGGTATTCTGGCGTTTTTTTTATGCCGATCATCTTTTGCATAAAGAGCAGATGCAGCTTTTTCTGCTCACCTTTGGCTATTTACAAAAACACTTAGCCATTCAAGGTGGACTGGCTATTTATCTTGGCGAATTTATCACCCAGTTTTTCCTGAATAAATGGGTGGCTGCAATACTTGTTTCGGCGCTGCTTATTTTTCTCGCAATTGGAATACAAAAAGTATTGAAAACTGTTTCAGGAAATGGAATTTATCTGCTTTCATTTCTCCCTGTAATCGGCTACCACTTTATGCTTTTTGATCAGTATTATAAATTGGCGGGACTTGTAGCGGTTGTTTTATCCGTTTGGTCAGTTGTTAGTTTTGTACAATTTAAAAAAGCTAATTTAAGAACAGCCATTGGTTTTGTATTACTGCTTCTAAATTATTGGTTGTTGGGAGGTGCATTTATCATTTTTGCTCTTTCTGTAATTCTAATTGAAGTACTGGTTAAATTCAAACCGAACGAAGAAATTGAAGCCAATCATTCACTGCTCAAAATTATTCCGGCGTATGTAATAGTTGCATTGCTAGTTCCATATTTAACCCGTCAGTTTTTAGTTACCGACCATTTACTGAGCGCCTATTTTTCAAGAGCTTTTTACCAGTTTAGTTTTATTCTGCCAATTCCGGTTATTCTAATGTTGGGTTCAGTTCCTCTTCTGATTTTAATCCATGGATGGCTGCCAAAAACTGGTTCTATTCCGGGTTCTGGATTTTGGGGAGTTTTGTTGCTGGCAGTTCTGATTTTAGGATCAAATCAACTCGCTAATTTTAGCGAAGAAAAGGAAATGAGCTACGATAACCTTGTGCACAACAATGATTGGGGCGGCATTATTCAGTTGGCCGAAAATGCTCCGCCGGTTGGCTCACAATCAAAGCTGGCACTTTCGCTGGCCCTGGCAAAAACAGGGCAAATGAGCACTAAACTTTTCCATTTTTATCCGGAGCCGAACGACTTTTTTATCCCTTTCAACATTCGTGGACAGGCACCGATAATTGCCAACGAACCTTATTTCTTCCTGGGATTGACCAATTTTTCGAAGATGTTGTGCATCGAAACGATTGAATCAACACCCGATGAAACAATGCCGGTGCGAGCTGTTAAACGTCTTGCGGAGGACTACATTATCGACGGACAATACAAACTCGCCGAGCGTTATTTGTGGTATTTGCAACGCACACTATTTTACAGAAATTGGGCAAATAATGCACAACAATTCCTCTACAACGATGAAAAAGTAACTATGCATCCTGTATGGGGAAAACTGAGGAAACAGCGTGTGCACGACGATTTTTATTATCAATATGAACGTAACGACCTGGCACTAATCTCGCTTCTGCGTAGTGATCAGCAAAACAAAATGGCTTATGAATATTTGATGGGCTGGTATTTGCTACGCAAAGACTTCGACGAGTTTTTAAAGTATCTGCCGCTGGTAAAAACGTTTGATTACAAAGAGTTTCCGAGAGTCTTCCAGGAAGCACTCGCTTATATTTTCACACTTTATGATGAAGTACCTGAAAACCTGAAACAATTCCCGGTTTCGGCGGAAGTTCAACAGCAACTCAACAGGTACGCGCAGGCGTTTCAACAAGGTGGCAGCACAAAACCGGACGAAATGAAAAAGCTTTTTGGAAACACTTTCTGGTATTATGTACATTTTACAGAATTTGAAGATGAGTAA
- a CDS encoding DUF177 domain-containing protein: MSWKSKYNIEYKGLKEGLHDYQFEVNDKFFEHFEESLVDKGEVSVNVQLEKRSAFLKLSFALEGWLELVCDRCLDNYAQDVSLETELFVKFGEEDEFEEGDNVIWVLPEEHAINLAQTIYEYVTLSIPLRHVHPDESGENSCNQEMIDRLNNITQHEADEDEEEDIDPRWAALKNLKNNN; this comes from the coding sequence GTGAGCTGGAAAAGCAAATATAATATTGAATACAAAGGTCTTAAAGAAGGCCTGCACGATTACCAATTTGAGGTAAACGATAAGTTCTTTGAGCATTTTGAAGAGAGCCTGGTTGACAAAGGAGAAGTTAGCGTAAACGTTCAGCTTGAAAAGCGAAGTGCATTTCTGAAATTAAGCTTTGCACTAGAAGGATGGTTAGAACTGGTTTGCGACCGCTGCCTTGACAACTATGCACAAGACGTGTCTTTAGAAACCGAATTATTTGTAAAGTTTGGCGAAGAAGACGAGTTTGAAGAAGGCGACAATGTAATTTGGGTTTTACCCGAAGAACATGCCATCAACTTGGCTCAGACAATTTATGAATACGTTACACTAAGTATACCGTTGCGACATGTTCATCCGGATGAAAGCGGAGAAAACAGTTGCAACCAGGAAATGATTGACAGATTAAATAATATTACACAGCACGAAGCGGACGAAGATGAAGAAGAAGATATTGACCCGCGCTGGGCTGCATTAAAAAATTTAAAAAATAATAATTAA
- the rpmF gene encoding 50S ribosomal protein L32 translates to MAHPKHKTSKSRRDKRRTHYKAVAPTLATCSNCGTTVKYHTVCPECGYYRGKQVIEKEIAL, encoded by the coding sequence ATGGCACATCCAAAGCATAAAACATCGAAATCGAGAAGGGATAAAAGACGTACGCACTATAAAGCGGTTGCCCCTACTCTGGCGACTTGTTCAAACTGCGGAACAACTGTAAAATACCACACAGTATGTCCTGAATGTGGTTACTACAGAGGAAAACAAGTAATTGAAAAAGAAATTGCATTGTAG
- a CDS encoding beta-ketoacyl-ACP synthase III, translating into MANIRAAITGVGAYLPEYRLTNDEISKMVDTSDEWIMQRIGIKERRILKEEGKATSDMGARAVENLLEKTGTSPEEVDMLICATITPDMNLPATANIIAHKTNIHNAWSFDLNAACSGFIFSLSTATQFIESGRYKKVVIVAAEKMSAIINYEDRTTCPLFGDGAAAVLVEPTTEDLGVIDYINRVDGLGRHHLHIKAGGSLKPASEETVKNKEHYLYQEGQAVFKAAVSSMADVAVEIMDKHNISSKDVAWLVPHQANMRIIEATARRMGISKDQVMINIRKYGNTTAATIPLCLWDYEKQLKKGDNIILAAFGAGFTWGSTYLKWAYDPK; encoded by the coding sequence ATGGCTAACATCAGGGCAGCAATTACAGGAGTTGGAGCCTACCTCCCGGAATACCGGTTAACAAACGACGAAATCAGCAAAATGGTTGATACGTCGGACGAATGGATTATGCAACGAATTGGTATTAAGGAGCGCAGGATTTTGAAGGAAGAAGGAAAAGCAACCAGTGACATGGGAGCGCGTGCAGTGGAGAACTTGCTGGAGAAAACCGGCACCTCGCCCGAAGAAGTTGATATGCTGATTTGTGCAACCATTACACCCGACATGAACCTTCCGGCCACCGCTAATATTATTGCGCACAAAACAAATATTCACAACGCCTGGAGTTTCGACTTGAATGCTGCTTGCTCAGGATTTATTTTTTCGCTGTCAACAGCTACACAGTTTATCGAATCAGGCCGCTATAAAAAAGTAGTAATTGTAGCTGCAGAAAAAATGTCGGCTATTATTAATTACGAAGACCGCACAACCTGCCCTCTTTTTGGAGATGGTGCAGCAGCTGTTTTGGTTGAACCAACTACCGAAGATCTTGGTGTTATCGACTACATTAACCGGGTTGATGGTTTGGGACGTCATCACCTGCATATAAAAGCAGGCGGTTCGTTAAAACCGGCCTCGGAGGAAACCGTAAAAAACAAAGAACACTATTTATACCAGGAAGGACAGGCTGTTTTTAAAGCAGCCGTTTCGAGCATGGCCGACGTTGCTGTTGAAATTATGGATAAACACAACATCAGTTCAAAAGATGTTGCGTGGCTTGTTCCGCACCAGGCCAACATGCGTATTATTGAGGCCACTGCCCGCCGAATGGGAATTAGCAAAGACCAGGTAATGATAAATATCCGGAAATACGGAAATACCACAGCAGCCACAATTCCGCTGTGTTTGTGGGATTACGAAAAACAACTAAAAAAAGGCGACAACATTATTCTTGCTGCTTTTGGTGCCGGGTTCACCTGGGGAAGTACCTATTTAAAGTGGGCCTACGATCCGAAATAA
- a CDS encoding polymer-forming cytoskeletal protein, whose product MAKQNARTFGETPDQAINILGEGTLIKGDISASSDIRIDGQLVGNLEAKGRVVIGPKGKIDGKVKCNNVEIAGFIKGKVTVDELLNMKASAKIEGDIIAGKLAVEPGATFTGTCSMGGASASAKEDAKEKTLYNQKS is encoded by the coding sequence ATGGCAAAACAAAACGCAAGAACTTTTGGCGAGACTCCCGATCAGGCTATCAATATTCTAGGTGAAGGTACACTCATTAAAGGCGATATTTCTGCCAGCAGCGATATTCGTATTGATGGGCAATTGGTTGGAAACCTGGAAGCAAAAGGCCGTGTCGTTATCGGTCCGAAAGGAAAAATCGATGGCAAAGTTAAATGCAATAATGTTGAAATAGCGGGCTTTATAAAAGGTAAAGTTACTGTTGACGAGCTGTTGAATATGAAAGCCTCGGCAAAAATTGAAGGCGACATTATTGCCGGAAAACTGGCCGTTGAGCCCGGTGCAACTTTTACCGGAACCTGCTCGATGGGAGGAGCCAGTGCTTCTGCAAAAGAAGATGCAAAAGAAAAAACCTTATACAACCAAAAAAGCTAA
- a CDS encoding AtpZ/AtpI family protein codes for MQKKKPYTTKKANSFIRYSSLGFEMMAIIGGFTLLGYKIDQWMDNEFKGFTLALVIFGVIASIVYGVKNLLKSDDKSKKPNSK; via the coding sequence ATGCAAAAGAAAAAACCTTATACAACCAAAAAAGCTAATTCGTTTATTCGCTATTCCAGTCTGGGTTTCGAAATGATGGCCATTATCGGAGGCTTTACTCTGCTTGGCTACAAAATAGACCAATGGATGGATAACGAATTTAAAGGATTTACACTTGCCTTGGTTATATTTGGAGTAATTGCATCTATTGTTTACGGGGTAAAAAACCTTTTGAAATCAGACGACAAATCTAAAAAACCAAACAGTAAATGA
- the atpB gene encoding F0F1 ATP synthase subunit A codes for MLKLTKAIFIFFAFSLLSYGQLQAQHGHEEEETQAAGSHSTESDAHASDAHAEEGFNAGEFVIDHVSDSYDWHITSFGDKHISIPLPIIVYSKQPELHEGKAFHVFMSSKFHHGHSAYKGFRISESEEFKGKVVELDAAGHEIGTPIDISITKTIAGILASVVILLWLVFSTAKLAKKNRGKAPTGVQNVLEPIIFFIRDEVAKPAIGEHKYEKFMPFLLTLFFFILINNFMGLIPIPPFGANVTGNIGVTMVLALFTFAVTTINGNKHYWKEIYNPDVPWWLKFPIPLMPIVELSGVITKPFVLMVRLFANMMAGHLIVMVFVSLIFVFGSLFGPAVGLGASPISILFSVFILLLDVLVSFIQAYVFTLLSALYFGMATSEHH; via the coding sequence ATGCTTAAGCTTACCAAAGCCATTTTTATATTCTTCGCCTTTTCATTGTTAAGTTATGGCCAACTTCAGGCTCAGCACGGGCATGAGGAAGAAGAGACACAAGCTGCAGGAAGTCACTCGACTGAAAGCGATGCGCATGCTTCAGACGCACATGCTGAAGAAGGATTTAACGCCGGTGAATTTGTGATCGACCACGTTTCCGATTCGTACGACTGGCACATTACATCGTTTGGCGACAAACACATTAGCATCCCGCTTCCGATAATTGTTTACAGCAAACAACCGGAATTACACGAAGGAAAAGCTTTCCATGTTTTTATGTCGTCGAAATTTCATCACGGACACAGTGCTTACAAAGGATTTCGCATTTCAGAAAGTGAAGAATTTAAAGGTAAAGTGGTTGAGCTGGATGCCGCAGGACACGAAATTGGTACACCCATCGATATATCGATAACAAAAACCATTGCCGGTATTCTGGCATCGGTAGTTATTTTATTGTGGCTGGTATTTTCAACAGCTAAACTGGCGAAAAAGAACAGAGGGAAAGCGCCAACAGGTGTTCAGAATGTATTGGAACCGATTATCTTTTTTATTCGCGACGAAGTGGCAAAACCTGCCATTGGCGAACACAAATACGAAAAGTTCATGCCGTTCCTTTTAACCCTTTTCTTTTTTATCCTGATTAACAACTTTATGGGATTGATTCCAATTCCACCATTTGGCGCCAATGTTACAGGAAATATTGGGGTTACCATGGTACTGGCATTGTTCACCTTTGCAGTAACAACAATTAACGGTAACAAACATTACTGGAAAGAAATTTACAACCCCGACGTACCGTGGTGGTTAAAATTCCCTATTCCGTTAATGCCTATTGTTGAGCTTTCGGGTGTAATTACAAAACCATTTGTACTAATGGTCCGACTCTTTGCCAACATGATGGCGGGTCACCTTATTGTAATGGTATTTGTGAGTTTGATATTTGTATTCGGCAGCCTTTTTGGCCCGGCAGTTGGATTAGGAGCAAGTCCGATATCCATTCTGTTCTCGGTGTTCATTCTGCTGCTCGATGTTTTGGTATCATTTATTCAAGCGTATGTTTTTACTCTGTTGTCGGCACTCTATTTCGGAATGGCGACTTCAGAACATCATTAA
- the atpE gene encoding ATP synthase F0 subunit C, with protein MLSAILTVLLQAAAGASVGKMGAAIGAGLAAIGAGMGIGKIGASAMEAIARQPEASGDIRSNMIVSAALIEGVAFFAVIVCILIVFV; from the coding sequence ATGTTATCAGCTATTTTAACAGTATTGCTACAAGCGGCCGCCGGTGCATCGGTTGGTAAAATGGGAGCAGCAATTGGTGCAGGTTTAGCAGCAATTGGAGCTGGTATGGGTATCGGTAAAATCGGTGCCAGTGCCATGGAAGCTATTGCCCGTCAACCAGAAGCTAGCGGTGACATCAGATCAAACATGATTGTGTCGGCAGCACTTATCGAGGGTGTTGCATTCTTCGCAGTTATTGTTTGTATCCTAATCGTTTTTGTATAG
- a CDS encoding F0F1 ATP synthase subunit B, which produces MGLVMPNPGTIFWMLIIFGVVLFILKKFAWKPILTALKEREDSIATALNSAEEAKKEVAGLKADNEKVIAEARREKEAILKEAKELKDKIVAEAKEKAGEEAQKTIAQARQQIEAEKTAAINDIKKQVAELSVSIAEKVIRKELSNKGEQEKMVDGLIDDIKLN; this is translated from the coding sequence ATGGGATTAGTAATGCCGAATCCGGGCACCATCTTTTGGATGCTCATCATTTTTGGAGTCGTACTTTTTATACTGAAGAAGTTTGCGTGGAAACCAATTCTTACCGCTTTAAAAGAGCGCGAAGATTCTATTGCAACTGCTTTAAACTCGGCCGAAGAAGCTAAAAAAGAAGTAGCCGGACTAAAAGCCGATAACGAAAAAGTTATTGCTGAAGCACGACGCGAAAAAGAAGCGATTCTGAAAGAGGCCAAAGAGTTAAAAGATAAAATTGTTGCCGAAGCCAAAGAAAAAGCCGGCGAAGAAGCACAAAAAACCATTGCTCAGGCACGTCAGCAAATTGAAGCTGAAAAAACAGCTGCCATTAACGACATTAAAAAGCAAGTGGCCGAACTTTCGGTAAGTATTGCTGAAAAAGTGATTCGCAAGGAATTAAGCAACAAAGGCGAACAGGAAAA